A genomic segment from Hippoglossus stenolepis isolate QCI-W04-F060 chromosome 3, HSTE1.2, whole genome shotgun sequence encodes:
- the loxl2a gene encoding lysyl oxidase homolog 2A, translated as MLHPGALFSLLYMCALCNAQSDSGTPVIQLRLAGEKRKHYEGRVEVFYNGEWGTVCDDDFSIYTAHVVCRELGFMDAASWSPSAKFGRGEGRIWLDNVHCTGGEKSLAQCESNGFGVSDCKHSEDVGVVCNQKRIPGFKFIRNQAHGDEGLTVQVEDVRIRATYSQRKRVPITEGFLEVKDGGKWRQICNEEWTEMNSRVICGMYGFPSEKRFNNRPYKLLAKRRKKNYWGFSVNCTGNEANLSDCKLGREIELKGNSSCGQGMPVVISCIPGRAFASSISIGFSKAYRMEQPLVRLRGGAMIGEGRVEVLKNGEWGTVCDDNWNIRAATVVCRELGFGSAKEALTGGRQGQGIGPVHMNEVECSGFEKSLTECHFNRESLGCSHEEDAAVKCNVPAMGFKNRLRINGGRNPYEGRVEVLAEKNGSLVWGTVCSDSWGTMEAMVVCRQLGLGFASHAFQETWYWQGDSSADAVVMSGVRCSGTELTLDQCLHHGKHVLCPKGGGRFAAGVSCTQSAPDLVLNAQVVEQTTYLEDRPMYALQCAQEENCLSTSADKADSTSYRRLLRFSSQIHNNGLSDFRPRSAHHSWIWHECHRHYHSMEVFTHYDLLSLNGTKVAEGHKASFCLEDTYCDEGIQKRYECANFGAQGITVGCWDTYRHDIDCQWVDITDVKPGDYIFQVVINPNYEVAESDYTNNIMKCRSRYDGQRIWMYNCRIGGTLSSETEETFPGLLTNQLSRR; from the exons ATGCTGCACCCAGGTGCCTTGTTCTCTTTGCTGTACATGTGTGCGCTGTGCAATGCCCAGTCAGACTCTGGCACACCTGTGATCCAGCTCCGTCTCGCTGGGGAGAAGCGGAAACACTACGAGGGTCGGGTGGAGGTTTTCTACAATGGAGAGTGGGGGACAGTGTGCGATGACGACTTCTCCATCTACACTGCCCACGTGGTGTGCAGAGAGCTTGGCTTCATGGACGCAGCGTCCTGGTCGCCCTCGGCCAAgtttggaagaggagaag GCCGTATCTGGCTCGACAACGTGCACTGCACTGGTGGAGAGAAGAGTCTGGCTCAGTGTGAGTCCAACGGCTTTGGAGTGTCTGACTGCAAACATTCGGAGGATGTCGGGGTGGTGTGCAACCAGAAGCGCATTCCAGGCTTCAAGTTCATCCGGAACCAGGCCCATGGTGACGAG GGTTTGACGGTGCAAGTGGAGGACGTGAGGATCCGGGCCACGTATTCCCAAAGGAAGAGGGTTCCCATCACCGAGGGCTTTTTGGAGGTGAAAGACGGCGGCAAGTGGAGACAGATCTGTAATGAAGAGTGGACGGAGATGAACAGCAGGGTCATCTGTGGCATGTATGGCTTCCCCAGCGAGAAACGCTTCAATAACCGGCCCTACAA ATTATTGGCCAAGCGTCGTAAGAAGAACTACTGGGGTTTTTCTGTCAACTGCACAGGTAACGAGGCCAACCTGTCCGACTGTAAACTGGGCAGGGAGATCGAGCTCAAGGGCAACAGCTCCTGTGGACAGGGCATGCCTGTCGTGATCAGCTGTATCCCGGGACGTGCCTTCGCTTCCAGCATCAGCATCGGCTTCAGCAAGGCCTACAGGATGGAG CAACCCCTGGTGCGTCTAAGAGGCGGAGCCATGATAGGCGAGGGGCGAGTGGAGGTGTTGAAGAACGGCGAGTGGGGAACAGTGTGCGACGACAACTGGAACATTCGAGCTGCCACCGTGGTCTGTCGAGAGCTTGGATTCGGTAGTGCCAAAGAGGCCCTGACTGGCGGCCGACAAGGACAAG GGATCGGGCCGGTCCACATGAATGAGGTGGAGTGCTCTGGGTTTGAAAAGTCACTGACTGAGTGCCACTTTAACCGTGAGTCTTTGGGCTGCAGCCACGAGGAAGACGCAGCCGTCAAGTGTAACGTTCCTGCCATGGGTTTCAAGAACAGA CTTCGGATAAACGGGGGCCGTAACCCCTATGAGGGTCGTGTGGAGGTCCTGGCAGAGAAGAACGGCTCGCTGGTGTGGGGCACAGTGTGCAGTGACAGCTGGGGGACCATGGAGGCCATGGTGGTCTGCAGGCAGCTGGGCTTGGGCTTTGCCAGCCACGCTTTCCAG GAAACATGGTACTGGCAAGGAGACTCCTCAGCTGACGCCGTGGTGATGAGCGGAGTGAGGTGTTCAGGTACCGAGTTGACTCTGGACCAGTGTCTGCACCATGGGAAACACGTCCTCTGTCCCAAAGGAGGCGGACGCTTCGCTGCTGGGGTCTCATGTACTCAGT CGGCTCCAGACCTGGTCCTCAATGCTCAGGTTGTAGAGCAGACCACCTACCTGGAGGACAGGCCCATGTATGCGCTGCAGTGTGCCCAGGAGGAGAACTGTCTTTCCACCAGCGCAGACAAAGCCGACTCCACCTCCTACCGCCGCCTTCTCCGCTTCTCCTCCCAGATCCACAACAACGGCCTGTCAGACTTCAGGCCGCGGTCGGCGCACCATTCCTGGATTTGGCATGAATGTCACAG ACATTACCATAGTATGGAAGTTTTCACCCACTATGACCTGCTGAGTCTGAATGGCACCAAAGTGGCAGAGGGACACAAAGCCAGCTTCTGTCTGGAGGACACGTATTGTGACGAAG GTATCCAGAAAAGGTACGAATGTGCAAACTTTGGAGCACAAGGAATCACAGTTGGATGCTGGGATACATACAGACATGACATCGACTGCCAGTGGGTTGACATCACAGACGTGAAGCCTGGCGACTACATCTTCCAG